TTAAGTGCTTTAGCTGGTCCATTCAGTAAAAATCGATGGAGCGAAGAAAAAATTCAAGAATTATTAGAAGTCACGGATTATGGAAACGCCTCAGACTGGGGAAAACAGGTGGACAGTTGGGCTAAAAAATATTGTCAAAGCGATTTAGAATGGTTATATTTTCTTCAATCCGCCTCTTTAATCTCAAATATGCAGGACGAAATAGAAACAAATTTCGAACAAGAATTAAGTAAGCAAAAAGAAATTTCCTATTATTTACCAGAGTTATACAGTAAAATTCGGACAGATGACGATTGGCCTATTGTATAAATAAAAACCCCTGTATCGACATTTTACATTGTTGATATAGGGATTTTACGTTCATCATTTTATTTAATATTTTTCTTATTCCTTATTTGATAAACAAACTCGATTTCTTCCATTTCGTTTTGCTTGATATAACGATTCGTCAGCTAATTTAATCACTTCTAATGAATCTTCATCATTGTCTGGATATCTAGCAATGCCAATAGAAACGGTTATGGTTTCCCCACTAGGATTATCTGCATGCATAATAGATAATCGAATACGTTCTGCCACATGGAAAGCAGCCTCTGCTGGAGTCTCTGGTAAAATAATCAGGAATTCTTCTCCGCCCCATCGCGCACAAATATCCCCATGACGGGTTTCTTTTTTTAATATTTGTGCAATAAGAACAAGTACTTGATCCCCGATATCATGTCCATATGTATCATTAATCCTTTTAAAATAGTCAATATCAATTAATAACGCAGCAAATGGTTTATTTGTCTCTTTTGATTGATCTAAATAATTTTCAACAGCCCGTCTATTTACCAATTTAGTCAACGGATCAATAGTAGAAGCTTGTTTAAAATGCTTCACATTTTTACGTAAAATATGAATGCTATCTAACACTGTTTCTTTTAATTGAGCCGCCTCGACATAAAAAGTAGAGATTACAGGTGGCGGTATGTCCTCGTTTGCATTTTTTGCTACACTAGCATAATGAGATAGAGTCTTTAATGGTTGAATCATTTTGATGGAAATAATCCATACAATAAGCATAATAAAAAAAATAAAAATAGCTGATGTTAATATAGTCTGATACATTATTTTTGTATTTAATGTTAATGCATCTTTTGTTGATTTTTCTACTATTATTCCCCAATTGGCTTTTTGAATGGGACTAAAACCAGATAACATTTCCCCTTCTTCTTGCTTAAAACGAATAGCACCAGTTTTACCTTCTGAAACTTCTGATACTGGTGACATTCCTAATACATTTTGATTAATCCAGTCCTTTTGTTTATGATAAATAACCTTTCCTTCTTGGTCTACGACATAAACATATGTACCATCTTTCTCATAATGCTCCCCTAACAATTGATGTAACATATTATCTGTTTGTAAATAAATGCGCCCAGTCAAAACACCTTTAAATTGCCCAAAAAAATCATAAATTGGAACAGCAATCATCGCTTGTAGTTTTTTGTTATATGGCCCAATATAAGGTTTTGAAATATAAGCGGTCTTATCTTTTAAAACCTGTTGTACTTCCTCAGCCGTTGCTTTTTTTCCAACGATATTCATCGATTGTGGTGAACTCCCTACAATAATACTCTTTTCATCAACAATCACAATACTATCTAAAAGTTTAATTTCATTTCGTAAATCATCAGCTTTTATAGATAAACATTGTTTATTTTCTTGGCATGTTACAAGATCAATCGTGTGGCGGTCCATAATATTCAAAATATCATTTAAATACCCATCCGTAGTCTTTGCTAATTTTTGGGCATATGCTTCGTTTGACTGTAGCGTGTTTTGAATAGTTTGTTCGCGATTAACAAGATAACTCGTTGCAATACTAACGCTCATTGTAACTAGCATAGATAATGTAATTAAAAGCATAATAATCGTTTGCAATGAACATTTTTTTCGTTTTAACACTTCAGTACCTCCAACTAAACTGTTCATTCATAAAACGGTCTAATTTCTTGTTACTTTTTACTGAACAATATTGATTCCTTTTATATTTCTAAAAAATACGTCATTTATTTTTATCATTTGAATATGTAAAAAACTTTATTGTATTATATCATGAAAACTACGATTAACCATTGTATATTCGGAAAATTTTCTTGCTTTTATTAAGGACAGTA
The genomic region above belongs to Massilibacterium senegalense and contains:
- a CDS encoding sensor domain-containing diguanylate cyclase, encoding MLKRKKCSLQTIIMLLITLSMLVTMSVSIATSYLVNREQTIQNTLQSNEAYAQKLAKTTDGYLNDILNIMDRHTIDLVTCQENKQCLSIKADDLRNEIKLLDSIVIVDEKSIIVGSSPQSMNIVGKKATAEEVQQVLKDKTAYISKPYIGPYNKKLQAMIAVPIYDFFGQFKGVLTGRIYLQTDNMLHQLLGEHYEKDGTYVYVVDQEGKVIYHKQKDWINQNVLGMSPVSEVSEGKTGAIRFKQEEGEMLSGFSPIQKANWGIIVEKSTKDALTLNTKIMYQTILTSAIFIFFIMLIVWIISIKMIQPLKTLSHYASVAKNANEDIPPPVISTFYVEAAQLKETVLDSIHILRKNVKHFKQASTIDPLTKLVNRRAVENYLDQSKETNKPFAALLIDIDYFKRINDTYGHDIGDQVLVLIAQILKKETRHGDICARWGGEEFLIILPETPAEAAFHVAERIRLSIMHADNPSGETITVSIGIARYPDNDEDSLEVIKLADESLYQAKRNGRNRVCLSNKE